The proteins below come from a single Mytilus edulis chromosome 5, xbMytEdul2.2, whole genome shotgun sequence genomic window:
- the LOC139523499 gene encoding solute carrier family 22 member 4-like yields MSMSSVSDYLENTLEECGGLGRFQWLLIASIIGGKISITWTTLMMSFGGAIPDWSCQWGNDTTIFQNITIESKTCHPPQNYSDLACVRKVYDDSMHTVVNQWNLVCDRDWITQTFTTIQMGGLLVGGLIAGQVADIIGRKPAYFISMFFLLLFNLVAAFSSNWQMFAAFRFLIGLASGFYLSVFFVFVAEFMPRKYRSMIMAIPAWPIWAAAFGGVSYLIHDWKYLHIATAAVTAPFLFTWWFIPESFRWLVANDQIEKAEEVIRKIARINNAPVPDTSKLKMVVENSISLNNKKYTYLDILCNPDFLKKTILLAVSWISFGYGYYAIAFGVQQLSGSLYLNMFLLSIVEIPSQVITFFLNNCMGRKWTTFMFLVLATVSGTVVGVVQMVDIPAKDGLINGFAMATKLFLAAGWCALMLLTTESFPTVVRNMGYGIQNSVTRVGSMVAPQIVYLSQHIDGLMYFLVGALMFLSAICLLGIPETRNKTLSDTIEDKKHKQYQEHKQEEKSKDFFLSER; encoded by the exons ATGAG CATGTCCTCAGTAAGTGACTATTTGGAGAATACACTTGAGGAATGTGGAGGTCTCGGACGTTTTCAATGGCTTCTTATTGCCAGTATAATTGGCGGGAAAATTTCAATAACATGGACAACATTAATGATGTCATTCGGTGGTGCTATACCGGATTGGTCATGTCAGTGGGGAAATGATACgactatatttcaaaatataactaTAGAATCAAAGACTTGTCATCCTCCACAAAATTACAGCGACCTTGCGTGTGTCAGAAAGGTTTACGACGACTCCATGCATACAGTTGTGAATCAG TGGAATTTAGTATGCGACCGAGACTGGATAACTCAGACATTTACCACCATTCAGATGGGAGGACTGTTAGTAGGTGGTTTGATAGCTGGACAGGTGGCTGATATCATTGGAAGGAAACCTGCATACTTTATATCCATGTTTTTCTTGTTATTGTTTAATCTCGTGGCAGCATTTTCATCGAACTGGCAAATGTTTGCCGCTTTTAGATTTTTAATTGGTTTGGCAAGTGGGTTCTATTTGTCGGTGTTCTTCGTCTTTGTGGCAGAATTCATGCCTCGGAAATATAGATCTATGATAATGGCGATCCCTGCATGGCCGATTTGGGCTGCAGCCTTTGGAGGAGTTTCCTACTTGATACATGATTGGAAATATCTGCATATAGCCACTGCTGCTGTAACTGCCCCGTTTCTGTTTACCTGGTG GTTTATCCCAGAAAGTTTTAGATGGTTAGTTGCAAATGATCAAATAGAAAAGGCTGAGGAAGTTATCCGGAAAATAGCCCGTATCAACAATGCACCAGTACCAGACACATCCAAACTTAAAATGGTAGTAGAAAATTCAATATCtctcaacaacaaaaagtatacaTATCTGGATATATTATGTAACCCTGACTTCCTAAAAAAGACCATACTCTTAGCTGTTTCTTG gatATCATTTGGATATGGTTACTATGCGATAGCATTTGGTGTGCAGCAGCTTTCTGGAAGTTTGTATCTGAACATGTTTCTTCTTAGTATTGTGGAAATTCCATCACAGGTCATaacttttttcttaaataattg CATGGGAAGAAAATGGACGACGTTTATGTTTCTAGTCTTAGCAACGGTATCAGGAACAGTTGTAGGTGTTGTGCAAATGGTTG ATATTCCAGCGAAAGACGGACTTATCAACGGATTTGCCATGGCAACAAAGTTATTCTTAGCAGCAGGATGGTGTGCATTAATGTTGTTAACGACAGAATCGTTTCCAACAGTAGTTAG GAACATGGGTTATGGTATACAAAACTCAGTAACTCGAGTAGGAAGCATGGTGGCTCCACAAATCGTATATCTA AGTCAGCACATAGATGGGTTGATGTACTTCCTAGTAGGAGCACTTATGTTCCTGTCTGCCATCTGTTTACTTGGCATTCCAGAGACAAGAAATAAA